Sequence from the Magallana gigas chromosome 4, xbMagGiga1.1, whole genome shotgun sequence genome:
gtggaaTACATTTTATCTTAATCTTTATATGCATatcatttttgttgattttaactaGATTGTTTTATCTGATTACAAAATGTATCAGTATATTAcgaaacaaaaattgattactTGATGAGTAAATTACAAAGTAAGTTTGTAAGCAACTTTCTGATTGAACACCATGAGGACATTAAAGTGCATAGTCATATTAATACACTACTACAGTTCAAAGAATAATTTGTAACGTCCAATCAGTATAGTCAAAGTTATAGGATACGTAAAATATAAAGTCCAATCACCAGTGTTCGATTATATAATGATAGGTAACAAGGGCTATTTTGTTACACATAGTCATATTGATACACTACTACAACTATTGTATATGGTGTTCATAAGCAGTGTTGTCACACACTTTTCTTTTAGAATGAGAACCCTATATTGTTAATCTTTGCTTATAAGTGCAATGTCGCTGTtttgagaaataaatttaatgatatttttttttcatgcatttgTCCTTTTTAGTTCTTCGAGAAAAATATGAGGAGCTTATGATATACTCAGTTTAAGTTTTAGAGCGTGTTCCTTTTTTGTTATTGCTGGTCATGATTTCACTCAACATGCTTGGATTGTGCTTTTAGCAATATTTAAAGACGAAATGAACTTGGATGCTAAATCTGAGCCATAAATTTTAGGTGATTTAGACGGTAAGGGTTTGAAGCAGGTGACCTTCGATGATCATATTGAATTTATCACTGGTCAAATCGAAGAGGACAATAAATTTGATATCGTCCGAATATCAGTAAATAGGTATTTTGAAGATAACTTTATTTGTCGGCTAAGCAGATTtacttgatgataaacaaattagagttatcggACTTTAGATTACGATTGTATCTGGTGTTAAAATTCGATGACTGTACTCACCAGTGAAAAGGTAGCTGTGTATTCTTGCAAattcgtttttgtttttgagtTTGACAAAACACAAGACTGAGGAGCATTGAGTTGATGATAAACAGATGACAATATATGTAGATGGTAGATATAGACTCTAAACGTAATATGACATATGGCGTAAAACATAGACGATTTGCtacaaaaagagaaaaacatattttaaataaactaaATAAGAACAGACACTTAATCATCCTTGCAAATATAACACTGATGAAATGTATGACTATCAGATGTATGAGTACAACTCAATTCAACTAATCATAATAAGATATGCATTTAGTAATATAACTAGCAAAGTTTGGCGACAGACAAATCTGAGCAAAGAGGCATACCTCTAGACAAATAGACAAATGCTGGGATGTTGCCAACAATTTTCTTGATAAATCTGTAGGTTCAGCTTGTTCTTTTCCCCATGCAATGGTTCTTATTGCTCGcttcttctttaaaaacattaccTCCTCCAAACAAACTCCTAAACCTCTAGCATCCAGTAGCTGGTTCCAATCGAATTAAGCTTTTTCAGTAAAGattattaataaagattaataGTAAAGTAAAAATTGAGTAAATAAAGTTACATTAACCCGATGCATCATCTTAATATGGTGAAATCTGCACAATTAATAACGTATATATAAAAGGCGCAAACTCTTAAACATACTCAAGGATCAGCAATTTCAAACTTTCATCAACAACCTTAACAAATGTATTAGAATAATAAATTATGCTAGATTAGGTTAAGGGTTAGATTATAAATAGTAACGTAGACATGACCGTCACAGggtatattaaaaaagaaaacgtgGTTCAGGatcaacaaattagaatctTAACTTGAATGGATCCAAATCAAAAGTCTACCAGGATTCCTGGATACACTATTCATTAATGTAAAGAAAACTATTATCAGCTATAACTTTCAAATTGGACCTCTCAAACCGGAATACGACTCCAAAACCAACGCCTTTAAAATGAATAACCTTTTTAATTGATTTGTGTAAATTTTTGTGGAAAGTTAAGCCATTAGTTCTGTTAAAACATCAAACCAATGACAAGCTGGGTTCAGCAAGCAAGTAAATAACCACCAGAAGTCGCAGATATAAATATAGCAAATACTCTAAGAAAAGCAAACACAAGCATCACAACAGTAAGCCTTTGAGTGAAACCAACAAAGCGATGAAAGCGTAATGAGCCAAACTCAGACTTTTTTCAACAAATGGTTATaaagaggacaccaatgaacccgcttcatattttttttcagatttttaaatcttcaaaataagtctgtaccTGCGCACttcgacagctgttctgagtgattaaaaaggcactGTCCTGTTGTATGCATACCTTTCAGGCAAAATAACATTCAATTTTCATATAGGACTTCATATTCATTGCTTTTAattcttttggcaacattttttgcaagtctcggacagaaacaagccagtttaagaaatgttttcattCTTATTCTCAAATGCACAAGACAGCAGCAAATCCCTTAATACGAAGATGGTGTTTTTTATCTATTGACATTCACCTACGAAATAGATCATTTAACAGAAAtgccaaaaaaacaaaacaaagaaaagacAATGGCtataatttttcatgaaaaaaggtATACGCatcaaaaccaaaacaaatcAATTACAATACGTTGTagttaattttcaatttttagacACATTCAAAGTGTTACAACTTTGTCTGTGAAAATTCACATAAGCATTTACAATTCaaattaataagaaaataaagctttacacaaaaaagttaaTATGAAATTCACACTTCATACTATACTTCATATATTAGTGTAATATATTCTTCTGAAATCTATATACATGAACTGCTTAaactaaatgaaaattattcattgcatatatatacatataactaTACCCTTGTTTTATTTAAACGAATGAAATTACAGATATAAGTAAACTCAATCAACTTGCGCAGTAAAGCTTTGtcctattaaaaaaaagataaaacagatACATATGAATACACATATggactataaatgttttattataaaattttcacaCTGTTATTTACTACTTAAATTAGCTTAAATATTCCAAACATATTCCTAATGCCTTTTCGAGTATCTGTTAAAGCTTATCTCTCgtatgttaaatttgaatttctttGACTGGCCCTTAAGAATTGCtcctatttaatttttttttatttatttcaatgtataCTCTACTTGCAATTTGGCTCATAGACGTCATTTTACCTAGATacagagaaaaatatatatgcatacagTTTTGCTCATTTTTTTCGATTGATATCAAAGTATATTCTACAGAATCAGAACCGTGAACACGTTGCTTGAAAACAGTTTTTAGTCAAATGTAAAGTAGTATACgacaaacaaagaaaataaagaaaaaatgtaatgctaaaaagtatattaaaactCATTACGCCTCTTAAAAGAAACGATTTCACGTAAGAGAAAATAAAAGCCTATTGGTAACTTGCTCACCTGTTTATAATTACAACATTAACACGTTTGAATTCTGATATTGAAGTTTGACCAGATACCGTATCATTTGCTAAGCAACCTACCCATGGATaactatgtaaatataaaaaaagattgttAAAAACAGTTCGCACGGTTCGATAGCAACCGATTTGGTTTTCTGAATCCACGAAtgtttgtacattttttctttcagcAAAAACATAGTTTTTCATTGACATCTTTCCAATCAGGAACAATACAGTTGTATTAGGGTTCACGGTTGCAGTACAGTTGATCGTCTCATCAATGATGCCAATATATTCGTAAGGCATCGTCTCAACAGTCAAGTTGAGAGGTGGCGCtggataaaagaaaaacaagattAGTAATTACAATTCAGTATTTTATGTGATCTGAAAACATTAGTGTTTTTCTACAAATTAAACAACCTATATATTGGTCAGAGCATTATCACTTATCATAGGCATTTAAGACTaagtttatgaatattttttttatacatgatataaaaaaaaatagtcaaatAAGCAGCATGTACTTACTCTCAATCATTAAtataatacaagaaaataataatattaaaaagcaaTGTGCACTTACTCTCCAAGACTACCGTAGTGTTAGCAGCCTTAGAGCTGATGGACGTGTCCACAAGTTGAATGTTACAAGAATAGGTTTGATTCAGTTCACAAACCCCTGGATCACGCCTCACAGCAAAGGACACGGTGACGTTGATGATGTTGTCGCCGACAGTCATTGATCCATTGATTTTACCGTTCTTCGATTCCACTTTTCCATCTTTGGatacattaaaaaagaaaaaggaaccAGATGTATTTTGCTGGAAGATGTTGACGGCCGACCATTCGTATCCTCTGTTATGTATTGAACATGTTAACTCTATAGTGTCGTCGAATCTTGCAAAAAGGATCATCGGTCTCATTTCTACAAccacaaaaatatacaaacgtaaaatgtttataaatcaattaGTTGATGGCATTCTCATTTGAAGATATTAGAAACTTGTGTAGGGTTAAGGTTATATACAATTGATATCTGACGAGTGCAAACCCAATGATACCCCTACAACAGGCTtagacaaaatctttttttctgtgTGATTACTTAAActgtttaactgtttgaactttgataaatgtatgtactctgattgctttttttttgttctttataatttatttgttttgttgtttctaTATCTTAATTCCTGTGATACATATATTACTTTGTACAAATCATCTTTCAGTAAGTTAAAAACGTGTGTAATGTGTGAATCTGGAGGATATGTTTACTTATGCATTCACTAGACTTGACCCGTGTGTGCACattttgacattgcatatgattttcaataaaaattaacacGTTTTTGTAATATcctttctgagtttatccatgcaaatgtgatattgtggaaacataaactaaagagcctcccgtgatttagcatgaatgtaatgcgcatgtgcaAAATGtgcagatgatttccggatttttcaaaaggaattttcgttgataaaTAATTAGCGAAGCgtgattgataaaaaaataaaaacaatatagtaatcttcaagtaccaatgatgtttaaaatacataaaacaaaagataGTAATTTTTCGATTTCTCAGTATTTAAGTCCAAAAATTCgagtaaatcattttaatataagGCCTAGTAGtagtaaagatttttttgtcCAATAACGATTactaatatattttactttatcctatgatattgtatcatttgatatgatacaatgttgtatatgataatattgtatcacataatacaatatcacattatgaatcaaatatgatacagtatcatacaatacaatatcatactatattatacaatatgatgtcatattttttaatgttatgatgtattgcaatataatattgtttcatataatactatattgtattttgttttatgatattgtattatttgatcaaatataaTAATGTTTAACACAATACATGTCATAttatacgttacaatatcatgtCTCCCAATTATTGTACGGATATTActggtattatatgatatatattgtaagtatgataggatgcaattttaatcttattttattgtattgattaacatatgaacatatgattatcatacatatatgtcacatgtacacattaaaatatttataaacattcatagtaagcgcaATGGcttagcgcatgcgtaccaataggagcctggattaatcggaaaaccttggaaagtacggtgcctgcattaAATTCTATATAGTTGACCGAGACTCGCTGAATGCAATCagaaaaggcgaaggcgaaag
This genomic interval carries:
- the LOC105333783 gene encoding uncharacterized protein — encoded protein: MFMFKQNGSKFFLSINDSNIAGSSLVQFVFHFKRHLLLAMEQSPMAYVRPTLLLSVFVVMFSAAQPIYHTQNECYSKDFENVYQVLREFRSDIDELKHSIKQLQNREQGLEMRPMILFARFDDTIELTCSIHNRGYEWSAVNIFQQNTSGSFFFFNVSKDGKVESKNGKINGSMTVGDNIINVTVSFAVRRDPGVCELNQTYSCNIQLVDTSISSKAANTTVVLETPPLNLTVETMPYEYIGIIDETINCTATVNPNTTVLFLIGKMSMKNYVFAERKNVQTFVDSENQIGCYRTVRTVFNNLFLYLHSYPWVGCLANDTVSGQTSISEFKRVNVVIINR